From the genome of Virgibacillus siamensis, one region includes:
- a CDS encoding sugar ABC transporter ATP-binding protein, with amino-acid sequence MKTEPFIEMEGINKSFSGNHVLKDVHFSVRKGEVHALMGENGAGKSTLIKILTGIHKRDDGVVKLNGKEVHFSHPKEAEEKGIITIHQELNIIPHLTVMENMFLGKDITYGKTGVLNTKEMRKQCLANLKKLGVTNIHPNDTAGDLSVGKQQMIEIAKGLSANAELIVMDEPTAALTDHEIDSLFQIVHALREQGVSIVYISHRMEEIFHICDRITVLRDGQYIGTETINDTSFEQVVKMMVGRELGQRFPDKQNKPGDVVLEVRNFNRKGLFSNIDFDVKKGEILGVAGLMGAGRSEIMETIFGYAKKTKGTILLDGKKITIKHPFDAIKAGIGFITEDRKAKGLIVDFSIRDNISLPNMTEVSRNGVILKKKEQDLINRLIDRLQVKTTGPSQQAKSLSGGNQQKVVIAKWLGIAPKVLILDEPTRGVDIGAKKEIYSIMNELSQNGVAIIMVSSELPEVLGVSDRIMVIREGNIEKIFNRNEADQEKIMTAATGGE; translated from the coding sequence TTGAAGACGGAACCTTTTATCGAAATGGAAGGGATCAACAAGTCATTTTCCGGAAATCACGTGTTAAAGGACGTTCATTTCAGCGTCCGTAAAGGCGAAGTTCATGCGTTAATGGGAGAAAATGGTGCAGGTAAATCGACGTTAATCAAAATTCTTACCGGCATCCATAAACGGGATGATGGAGTCGTTAAATTAAACGGTAAGGAAGTTCATTTTTCACATCCGAAAGAAGCGGAAGAAAAGGGAATTATCACGATTCACCAGGAATTAAATATTATTCCGCACCTGACTGTCATGGAAAATATGTTTCTCGGCAAAGACATTACGTATGGAAAAACAGGCGTTCTGAATACAAAAGAAATGCGGAAGCAATGTTTGGCCAATTTGAAAAAATTAGGGGTAACGAACATTCATCCCAATGATACGGCAGGGGATCTGTCTGTCGGTAAACAGCAAATGATTGAGATTGCCAAGGGGTTATCTGCGAATGCGGAATTGATTGTGATGGATGAACCTACTGCGGCACTGACCGATCATGAGATTGATAGTTTGTTCCAGATCGTTCATGCACTGCGGGAACAGGGAGTTTCCATCGTTTATATTTCCCACCGCATGGAGGAAATTTTCCATATTTGTGACAGGATAACTGTTCTTCGTGATGGTCAGTATATTGGCACGGAAACGATCAATGATACGAGTTTTGAGCAGGTTGTCAAAATGATGGTGGGACGTGAACTTGGACAACGGTTTCCGGATAAACAGAATAAACCAGGCGATGTAGTCCTTGAAGTCAGGAATTTTAATCGGAAAGGTTTATTCAGCAATATCGACTTTGATGTTAAAAAAGGTGAGATATTGGGTGTTGCCGGGCTTATGGGCGCAGGACGTTCGGAAATTATGGAAACCATTTTCGGGTATGCGAAGAAGACAAAAGGTACAATATTGCTGGACGGCAAAAAAATTACCATTAAACACCCTTTCGATGCAATTAAAGCAGGTATTGGATTTATTACGGAAGATCGTAAAGCAAAAGGTCTCATTGTTGATTTTTCCATAAGAGATAATATTTCGCTGCCCAATATGACTGAGGTTTCACGCAACGGCGTTATTTTGAAGAAAAAAGAGCAAGATTTAATTAATAGATTGATAGACAGATTACAGGTTAAAACAACCGGTCCCTCGCAACAAGCGAAGTCACTAAGCGGAGGAAATCAGCAAAAAGTGGTTATCGCGAAATGGCTGGGAATCGCGCCCAAGGTGCTTATATTGGATGAACCGACAAGGGGAGTTGATATTGGAGCCAAAAAAGAAATCTATTCGATTATGAATGAACTGTCCCAAAATGGTGTGGCAATCATCATGGTGTCGTCTGAACTTCCGGAAGTTCTTGGGGTCAGTGACCGTATTATGGTGATTCGTGAAGGTAATATCGAAAAAATATTCAATCGGAATGAGGCGGATCAGGAGAAAATAATGACCGCTGCTACAGGAGGTGAGTAA
- a CDS encoding SDR family NAD(P)-dependent oxidoreductase produces the protein MKLQNKVGIITGSASGIGRGMALAMAKEGAHIAIVDINEEKGNETLAEVNQFTEGMLFIKDISVKENVQEIVADVVEKFGRLDILVNNAHASKQAPFVETTEDMLDLSFNTGFYPTFHFMQAAYQELKKSQGNVINFASGAGIDGQATQTSYAAAKEAIRGISRVTANEWGPDGINVNLISPIALTEGVKAWSESAPDMYDAMVNNIPLRRLGDPEQDIGRAAVFLASSDSDFITGQTIMVDGGTIKLH, from the coding sequence ATGAAGTTGCAAAACAAAGTAGGCATTATAACCGGAAGTGCTTCAGGAATTGGCAGGGGTATGGCGCTGGCAATGGCGAAGGAAGGTGCCCATATTGCAATTGTTGATATTAATGAGGAAAAAGGAAATGAAACACTTGCCGAGGTCAATCAATTTACAGAAGGAATGCTTTTCATAAAAGATATTTCCGTTAAAGAAAATGTGCAGGAAATTGTTGCAGATGTTGTTGAAAAGTTCGGCAGGCTGGATATTTTAGTGAATAACGCGCATGCCTCCAAACAGGCACCTTTTGTTGAAACAACAGAGGATATGCTTGATTTATCGTTTAATACTGGTTTCTATCCTACCTTCCATTTTATGCAAGCAGCATATCAGGAGCTGAAGAAGTCGCAAGGTAACGTTATTAACTTTGCATCCGGAGCAGGCATTGACGGACAGGCTACACAAACTTCCTACGCTGCTGCCAAAGAAGCAATTAGGGGAATCTCACGTGTAACTGCTAATGAATGGGGACCAGATGGTATTAATGTCAATTTGATTTCCCCAATTGCTTTGACAGAAGGCGTGAAGGCTTGGAGTGAAAGTGCTCCTGACATGTATGATGCCATGGTTAATAATATTCCACTGCGCCGGCTTGGCGATCCGGAGCAGGATATTGGACGGGCTGCCGTATTTTTGGCAAGCAGTGATTCTGATTTTATAACTGGTCAGACAATTATGGTTGATGGTGGAACAATTAAATTACATTAA
- a CDS encoding BglG family transcription antiterminator, producing the protein MNKRQQALLRLLLARTEEPLRIQELAAKLDCSEKTVRNDLKQLDGSLKPFPSAVITRKPGSGIRLSIGSDDYAELINHMYQTEKAGTSEHEQILILAHQLLISDKPKTLTVLSEKLYTNKMTVRNYLHMIAHWLEQYDLKLISKQRIGNHIEGSELNKRNALAHLTDLISTKVTEPKRDHMLQLFPAHEIGTVRKALKDLQHTFPVPLTQGETESLLIHALIMVQRTRNRSQLSLDYPEIKQGIDSEASRMTDWFLNRLQNALRISFPDSEHIYFTWHLQSCQHLNQSLNTSDKQQIEDIVQHLTTQMQIMAMTDFTQDNILSKGLFTHLESTLNRIRHGLVITNPMLTDIKQTYPYMFSMVVFSLEEVNKSYQLNIPEDEAAYLVLHFQAAIERMRKDTTAMKRAVIVCELGIGMSHLLQAKLEQTYQNIDIQACLNKAETKTYLAENNVDFVIATTDLPDTGIPVIQISPLLKEKDKRQLNKFLQSMVAETISVEQSLKHVGQLLDEKTIYLDVNLDHRFEIVELLAGNLFQQGYVKKTFIHSSLAREKSASTEIGGGIAIPHANPDSVKRSVISIAILKDPIEWGEQLVSVVFLLAVSAADQDKARPLMQTIASISQQPDIIQQLKQAENSSDVVAIFRK; encoded by the coding sequence ATGAATAAACGACAACAGGCTTTATTGCGATTATTGCTGGCAAGGACGGAGGAGCCGCTTCGAATTCAGGAATTGGCGGCTAAACTGGATTGTTCGGAAAAAACGGTGCGCAATGATTTGAAGCAATTAGACGGTTCCTTAAAACCTTTTCCATCTGCTGTAATCACCCGCAAACCCGGGAGTGGCATTCGCTTATCAATCGGCAGCGACGATTATGCGGAACTGATCAACCATATGTACCAGACCGAAAAAGCCGGCACATCTGAACACGAGCAGATCCTGATACTTGCTCATCAATTGCTGATAAGCGATAAGCCGAAAACCTTAACAGTGCTATCGGAAAAATTGTATACGAACAAAATGACTGTCCGGAATTACCTGCATATGATTGCCCACTGGCTTGAACAGTATGATCTGAAACTGATATCCAAACAGCGCATCGGCAACCATATTGAGGGCAGTGAATTGAATAAACGGAACGCACTGGCTCATCTTACAGATTTAATTTCCACGAAGGTCACGGAACCAAAACGAGATCATATGCTGCAGCTATTCCCGGCTCATGAAATTGGTACGGTTAGAAAAGCCTTGAAAGATCTGCAGCATACCTTTCCTGTACCTTTGACACAAGGGGAAACAGAGAGCCTGCTTATTCATGCGCTGATTATGGTGCAGCGGACCAGAAATCGTTCTCAGCTATCATTGGATTATCCAGAAATCAAGCAAGGGATAGACTCGGAGGCTTCCCGGATGACAGACTGGTTTTTAAATCGACTGCAGAATGCGCTTCGGATCTCCTTCCCTGACAGTGAACATATTTATTTCACCTGGCATTTGCAAAGCTGCCAACACCTGAATCAAAGCCTAAATACATCCGACAAGCAGCAAATCGAAGACATCGTCCAGCATCTGACAACGCAGATGCAAATTATGGCGATGACGGATTTCACGCAGGACAACATCTTGTCAAAAGGACTTTTCACGCATTTGGAGTCAACATTGAACCGGATCCGCCACGGGCTGGTTATTACCAATCCCATGCTGACAGACATCAAGCAAACATACCCGTACATGTTCAGCATGGTTGTCTTTTCACTGGAGGAAGTCAACAAATCCTATCAGTTAAATATCCCGGAAGATGAGGCGGCATACCTTGTCTTGCATTTCCAGGCGGCCATTGAACGAATGCGAAAAGATACAACCGCCATGAAGCGCGCAGTCATTGTCTGTGAACTTGGCATTGGCATGTCCCATCTGCTGCAGGCAAAACTTGAGCAGACCTATCAGAACATTGACATCCAGGCATGCCTGAATAAAGCCGAAACAAAAACTTACCTTGCCGAAAACAACGTTGATTTTGTCATCGCAACTACGGACTTACCGGACACCGGGATCCCGGTCATTCAAATTTCCCCGTTGTTGAAAGAAAAAGACAAAAGGCAGCTTAACAAGTTTTTGCAATCGATGGTGGCCGAAACAATTTCCGTTGAGCAGTCCCTTAAACATGTCGGCCAGCTACTGGATGAAAAAACAATTTATCTGGATGTCAATCTGGATCACCGATTTGAAATTGTCGAACTGCTTGCCGGCAACCTGTTTCAACAAGGCTATGTTAAAAAAACCTTCATTCACAGTTCGCTGGCGAGAGAAAAATCAGCATCGACTGAAATTGGCGGTGGTATCGCAATCCCCCACGCCAATCCGGATTCGGTCAAACGATCGGTTATTTCCATAGCCATCCTAAAAGACCCGATTGAATGGGGAGAACAGCTCGTGTCCGTTGTTTTTCTGCTTGCAGTGTCTGCGGCTGATCAAGACAAGGCGAGGCCACTTATGCAAACCATTGCCTCCATCAGTCAACAGCCGGACATCATCCAGCAGCTAAAACAGGCTGAAAACTCTTCTGATGTCGTGGCCATTTTCCGCAAATAA
- the rbsK gene encoding ribokinase, translated as MKDKPTVCIVGSINMDLTVSVGKMPVKGETTLGDEFFTNPGGKGANQAVAAARMGAAVNFIGAVGDDPFGKTVTDNLKNEGIDTEGIISVPDTATGIANIILSERDNRIIVVSGANNHVTPELVESKRTLIEQSDIVLLQLEIPINTIETTVQIAREAGVPVMLNPAPFQQLNESVLHRVTYLTPNELEARELQNSSLVDQLAGKIVTTKGHDGVAFTENGTPQQIAGHEVEAVDTTGAGDTFNGALATEIARGENLHQAILVANAAAAISVTKIGAQHGMPTRNEVEAFLEEGEHA; from the coding sequence ATGAAGGATAAACCAACTGTTTGTATTGTAGGAAGTATCAATATGGATTTAACGGTTTCTGTCGGCAAAATGCCTGTAAAAGGTGAAACAACGTTAGGCGATGAATTTTTCACCAATCCGGGCGGCAAAGGTGCAAACCAGGCTGTGGCAGCTGCAAGAATGGGAGCTGCGGTGAATTTCATCGGTGCTGTGGGAGATGATCCTTTTGGTAAAACAGTTACCGATAATCTGAAAAATGAGGGTATCGATACAGAAGGAATCATATCTGTCCCTGATACTGCTACCGGAATTGCAAATATTATTTTAAGTGAACGGGATAACCGGATCATCGTGGTTTCCGGGGCAAACAATCATGTCACACCGGAGCTTGTGGAATCCAAGCGAACGTTAATTGAGCAGAGTGATATCGTGTTGCTTCAGCTGGAAATTCCGATCAATACAATTGAAACAACGGTACAAATTGCGAGGGAAGCAGGGGTTCCGGTCATGTTAAATCCGGCGCCGTTCCAGCAGCTGAACGAAAGTGTCTTGCATCGTGTTACCTATCTGACTCCTAATGAATTGGAGGCGCGTGAACTGCAAAATAGCTCCCTGGTTGATCAGCTAGCCGGGAAAATTGTTACTACCAAAGGGCATGACGGAGTAGCATTTACTGAAAACGGTACCCCGCAGCAGATTGCCGGACATGAGGTTGAAGCGGTTGATACAACCGGTGCCGGGGATACATTTAACGGAGCACTGGCAACGGAAATCGCCCGCGGTGAAAACCTTCATCAGGCAATCCTGGTTGCTAATGCAGCTGCTGCTATTTCCGTGACGAAAATTGGTGCACAGCATGGAATGCCGACCCGAAACGAGGTTGAAGCATTTCTGGAAGAGGGTGAGCATGCATGA
- a CDS encoding LacI family DNA-binding transcriptional regulator, whose protein sequence is MATIRDVAKLAEVSTATVSRVLNKNGYVNKATETRVQEAIKQLNYLPNDVARSLFKGRSRTIALFVPDITNPFFPELARAVEDYSNHHQYNFVLCNTDNDLEKEIVYLNALKQKSVDGFIIVSNSITEDHLQRINAPVVALDRVFSTKVSSVTVNNREGARKAVQHLKSLGCNRIAHIAGPEKISSAGERRQGYLDEVGDEDWFKPEYVVQGKYDFDTAKKAAIQLLTGNPEVDGLFAGNDLMGAGVLNAAASLGISIPDDLAVIGFDGISISKIITPALTTMAQPIYEIGTRAAELLITQISSENPTIKNETLDVQLIERQSTGERAGEYEG, encoded by the coding sequence ATGGCAACAATACGAGATGTAGCAAAACTGGCGGAGGTTTCGACCGCTACTGTATCACGGGTTTTGAATAAGAATGGTTATGTCAATAAGGCAACTGAAACCCGGGTTCAGGAAGCTATTAAACAATTGAATTATTTGCCTAATGATGTGGCCCGGAGTCTTTTTAAGGGGAGGTCCAGGACGATTGCATTGTTTGTTCCTGATATTACGAATCCCTTTTTCCCGGAATTGGCCAGGGCGGTGGAGGATTATTCCAATCACCACCAATATAATTTTGTCTTATGCAATACTGATAACGATTTGGAGAAGGAAATCGTATATTTGAATGCCTTGAAGCAGAAGTCTGTCGATGGATTTATCATTGTATCCAATTCGATTACGGAAGATCATTTACAGCGAATTAACGCTCCTGTTGTGGCCCTTGACCGGGTATTCAGCACCAAGGTTTCCTCGGTGACTGTTAATAACCGGGAAGGTGCAAGAAAAGCGGTTCAACATTTAAAGTCGCTCGGCTGTAACCGAATTGCACACATTGCCGGGCCCGAAAAGATAAGCAGTGCTGGTGAACGGCGCCAGGGCTATTTGGATGAAGTGGGAGATGAAGATTGGTTTAAGCCAGAATACGTCGTGCAAGGGAAATATGATTTTGACACAGCCAAAAAGGCGGCGATTCAGCTGCTGACTGGCAATCCTGAAGTGGACGGTCTGTTTGCGGGAAATGATTTGATGGGAGCTGGTGTATTAAATGCTGCAGCAAGTCTGGGAATTTCCATACCGGACGATTTAGCGGTGATTGGATTTGATGGAATTTCCATCAGCAAAATCATCACTCCTGCACTGACGACGATGGCACAGCCGATCTATGAAATTGGCACAAGGGCTGCTGAGCTGCTGATTACGCAAATTTCCAGTGAAAATCCAACGATTAAAAATGAAACATTAGACGTACAATTAATCGAACGTCAATCAACCGGTGAAAGGGCGGGAGAGTATGAAGGATAA
- a CDS encoding DMT family transporter produces MFRKKWAVVCTAVFCSILWGSAFPVLKVSYEELQMAQDDTIAKIVFAGMRFLLAGLILLVGLFIFNRDRLHVSGKQFLFLIIFGIIQTAMQYYFFYNGLAKVSGMQGAILISSGTFFTIVLAHFFYSDDRINTKKAFGLIAGFAGIVAANWGQDFELSFRFTAEGFMLLAALTSSIGTIMAKELAVGIHPFTLTGWQLTIGASLMLIIGVPQLDSDAITFTPLGWGLLIYAALLSTTAFALWYSILKFNKAGEISMFKFITPVSGVILSAIFIPGEELTLKIIGALMLVAIGIIAVNYTGKRKRQLN; encoded by the coding sequence ATGTTCAGGAAAAAATGGGCCGTCGTTTGTACGGCTGTGTTTTGTTCAATTTTATGGGGAAGTGCCTTTCCGGTATTAAAGGTGAGTTACGAAGAATTGCAGATGGCTCAGGATGACACGATAGCCAAGATTGTATTTGCCGGGATGCGATTTTTATTGGCAGGTTTAATCCTTCTTGTGGGTTTGTTTATTTTCAATAGGGACAGACTGCATGTTTCGGGGAAACAGTTTTTGTTTTTAATTATCTTTGGAATCATTCAAACAGCGATGCAATACTATTTTTTCTATAATGGGCTCGCAAAGGTATCCGGAATGCAGGGAGCAATACTAATTTCAAGCGGGACGTTTTTCACCATTGTGCTGGCTCACTTTTTTTACAGTGATGATCGCATCAATACTAAAAAAGCATTTGGATTAATTGCCGGCTTTGCAGGAATTGTTGCAGCCAACTGGGGGCAGGATTTTGAATTAAGTTTTCGGTTCACTGCAGAGGGGTTCATGTTGTTAGCCGCACTCACAAGTTCAATTGGAACCATTATGGCAAAAGAACTTGCGGTAGGGATTCATCCTTTTACACTGACCGGGTGGCAATTAACGATAGGAGCGAGCCTTATGCTGATCATTGGGGTTCCGCAACTGGATTCTGATGCAATAACTTTCACGCCGCTTGGCTGGGGGCTGCTGATTTATGCAGCACTTCTATCAACAACGGCGTTCGCCTTATGGTATTCTATCCTGAAGTTCAATAAAGCTGGGGAAATCAGTATGTTCAAGTTCATTACACCCGTATCAGGCGTTATTTTGTCAGCAATATTTATTCCCGGCGAGGAATTGACATTAAAAATAATAGGTGCCCTAATGCTGGTGGCGATTGGGATTATCGCTGTGAATTATACGGGTAAACGGAAACGACAATTAAATTGA
- a CDS encoding MarR family winged helix-turn-helix transcriptional regulator: MEEPTIFQIINSMDKVTNNLIVQWNKVFDEDLGVSHILVLGHLMVHGDSRPSDIAKVLGLTPPTLTHLSEKLVRKKLARRIRDETDRRIVNLGITDEGIVTVQRANQKGVELRKNLFEKLTEEERKQLLSIYEKLGRSV, encoded by the coding sequence ATGGAAGAACCAACTATTTTTCAAATTATTAATAGCATGGATAAAGTAACCAATAACTTGATTGTACAATGGAATAAAGTATTTGATGAAGATCTCGGTGTTTCCCATATTCTTGTTCTCGGTCATTTAATGGTTCATGGAGATAGCCGGCCTTCAGATATTGCCAAGGTGTTGGGCCTGACTCCTCCTACCCTGACCCATTTATCGGAAAAACTTGTACGGAAAAAGCTGGCGCGGAGAATCAGAGATGAGACTGACCGCCGCATTGTTAATCTGGGAATTACCGATGAAGGGATTGTAACCGTTCAACGGGCAAACCAAAAAGGAGTGGAACTGCGCAAAAACTTGTTTGAGAAACTGACCGAGGAGGAAAGAAAACAGCTATTGTCCATTTATGAGAAGTTGGGTCGTTCGGTATGA
- the rbsD gene encoding D-ribose pyranase: MKKAGILNRDIASVLSQMGHTDTLVIADCGLPVPKDKLCIDVSLKLNVPGFRKVLETVAEDMVIEEMVLAEEIRQSNLALHNNIQSTYRELPIRYISHKEFKRNIKDARAVIRTGEASPFANVILKSGVLF; the protein is encoded by the coding sequence ATGAAAAAAGCAGGTATTTTAAATCGCGATATTGCTTCCGTATTAAGCCAGATGGGACATACCGATACATTGGTCATTGCGGACTGTGGACTGCCGGTTCCGAAAGACAAGCTGTGTATTGATGTTTCCCTGAAATTGAATGTTCCGGGTTTTCGAAAGGTATTGGAGACGGTTGCTGAAGATATGGTAATCGAAGAAATGGTGTTGGCGGAAGAAATCAGGCAATCCAACCTGGCACTTCATAACAATATTCAATCAACCTATCGTGAATTGCCGATACGGTACATTTCCCATAAGGAATTTAAACGCAATATAAAGGATGCCCGTGCAGTGATTCGCACAGGGGAAGCGTCTCCATTCGCGAATGTTATTTTAAAGTCCGGTGTACTATTTTAA
- a CDS encoding PTS fructose transporter subunit IIABC, whose amino-acid sequence MRILAVTACPVGIAHTYMAAENLQKAADEMGVDMKVETQGSIGAENELTEQDIAEADGIIIASDKDIAKDRFAGKKLLVVGVQEGIRNPKKLIEKVQNDDVPVHGGDMKSVSHVKQERKKKENQIYRHLMNGVSYMIPFIVVGGLLIAISLALGGNQTEGGIVIPDDSFWKHIEAIGAASFSFMVPILAGFIAVSIADRPGLVPGMVGGYIAANGSFYGSEAGAGFIGGIIAGFLAGYIALAIKKINVPKSVQPVMPIIFIPIIATLIVGVLLIFVIGAPVASVFEGLTGWLEGMQGASSIVLALILGAMIAVDMGGPFNKVAFLFGAAMIAEGNYEIMGAIAAAICIPPLGMGLATFINKRKFNPAEKETGKASFTMGLFGITEGAIPFAAQDPLRVIPSIMVGSMTGAVIAMLGGVGDHVAHGGPIVAVLGAVDNVLMFFVAAAVGTVVTAFLVNFLKKDVMPAPAAATPDGGSVAVNDEGSNPIEESIGNQDESEQKEITITKLTDILTKDLINTSLTSNTQDEAIDELSGMLDAQGIISSSETFKQAIYARENESTTGLGMSIAIPHAKSKAVKTPAVAFGISQEGIDWNSMDGSKAKLIFMIAAPEERAADDHLKILQMLSRKLMDESYREELLNVTSKEEAYKLLESVE is encoded by the coding sequence ATGCGCATTTTAGCTGTAACCGCTTGCCCGGTCGGCATCGCCCATACGTACATGGCAGCAGAAAACCTGCAAAAAGCTGCTGATGAAATGGGCGTGGATATGAAAGTGGAAACGCAAGGCTCAATCGGTGCTGAAAACGAGCTGACTGAACAAGACATCGCTGAAGCGGACGGCATTATTATTGCCAGTGATAAAGATATAGCGAAAGATCGTTTTGCCGGCAAAAAACTGCTCGTTGTCGGAGTACAGGAAGGCATCCGAAACCCAAAAAAACTTATCGAGAAAGTCCAAAACGACGATGTTCCTGTTCACGGCGGTGACATGAAATCTGTCAGCCATGTAAAACAAGAACGCAAGAAAAAAGAGAATCAAATCTATCGCCACCTGATGAATGGTGTCTCCTACATGATTCCATTTATCGTTGTCGGCGGACTGTTAATCGCGATATCGCTTGCCCTTGGAGGCAACCAGACGGAAGGCGGCATCGTTATTCCGGACGACTCGTTCTGGAAACATATTGAAGCTATTGGAGCTGCTTCCTTCAGTTTCATGGTGCCAATCTTAGCCGGATTCATCGCCGTCAGTATCGCGGACCGTCCCGGATTGGTTCCCGGCATGGTCGGTGGTTATATTGCGGCGAACGGAAGTTTTTATGGAAGTGAAGCAGGTGCAGGTTTTATCGGCGGCATTATCGCCGGATTCCTGGCAGGCTATATCGCACTTGCGATTAAGAAAATCAACGTGCCAAAATCGGTACAGCCTGTTATGCCGATTATTTTCATTCCAATTATCGCTACCCTGATCGTCGGTGTACTTCTGATTTTTGTCATTGGTGCACCAGTTGCCAGTGTATTTGAAGGTCTGACAGGCTGGCTGGAAGGAATGCAGGGTGCAAGCTCGATTGTGCTGGCATTAATTCTGGGGGCCATGATTGCCGTTGATATGGGCGGACCATTCAACAAAGTGGCTTTCCTGTTCGGCGCAGCCATGATTGCGGAAGGAAACTATGAAATTATGGGGGCAATTGCCGCGGCCATCTGTATTCCGCCGCTCGGCATGGGTCTTGCCACCTTTATTAACAAACGGAAATTTAACCCGGCGGAAAAAGAAACCGGAAAAGCATCCTTTACGATGGGGCTGTTTGGTATCACGGAAGGTGCCATACCATTTGCCGCCCAAGATCCACTGCGTGTCATCCCGAGTATAATGGTCGGTTCCATGACAGGGGCCGTCATTGCCATGCTGGGCGGCGTCGGGGACCATGTTGCCCATGGCGGACCAATCGTTGCTGTGCTTGGCGCTGTTGACAATGTGCTGATGTTTTTTGTTGCAGCAGCTGTCGGTACTGTCGTTACAGCATTCCTTGTCAACTTCCTGAAAAAAGATGTCATGCCGGCTCCGGCTGCAGCAACCCCGGATGGCGGAAGTGTTGCGGTTAATGATGAAGGAAGTAATCCGATAGAAGAATCAATTGGCAATCAAGATGAAAGCGAGCAAAAAGAAATCACCATTACGAAACTGACCGACATCTTAACGAAAGATTTAATCAATACGTCGTTAACAAGCAATACGCAAGATGAAGCAATTGATGAATTAAGCGGAATGCTCGACGCACAAGGAATTATCTCATCCAGTGAAACGTTCAAACAGGCCATCTATGCACGTGAAAACGAAAGCACCACCGGTCTCGGCATGAGCATTGCCATTCCGCATGCCAAGTCAAAAGCCGTCAAAACCCCCGCCGTTGCATTTGGCATAAGCCAGGAAGGCATTGACTGGAACAGCATGGACGGCAGCAAAGCAAAACTCATTTTCATGATCGCTGCTCCGGAAGAACGAGCAGCAGACGACCACCTGAAAATACTGCAAATGCTGTCTCGGAAACTGATGGATGAGTCATATCGTGAAGAACTGCTGAATGTGACGTCAAAGGAAGAAGCTTATAAGCTGTTGGAGAGTGTGGAATAA
- a CDS encoding SDR family NAD(P)-dependent oxidoreductase: MGKLDNKVAVVTGGASGIGEYMVDLFSREGAIVIAADINEEALKAASQKENVYGMKLNVASDEEWKAFAKNVKDRFGSIDVLVNNAGISSEKPYTEINVDDWQKMLTINGFGPFAGMKHIAPYMAEQKKGSIVNISSYTAQIGQGFNHYSASKGAVRAISKAAATNFGNQGVRVNALFPGIVETPMTKLLSTSKDLLDQLVQATPLQRLGQPEDIAKAALFLASDDAAFITGAELVIDGGFSAQ, from the coding sequence ATGGGGAAATTAGATAATAAAGTTGCTGTGGTCACTGGTGGAGCTTCCGGTATCGGTGAATATATGGTTGATTTATTCAGCCGGGAAGGAGCAATCGTCATTGCTGCTGATATTAATGAAGAAGCATTGAAAGCGGCAAGTCAGAAAGAAAACGTTTATGGAATGAAATTAAACGTAGCGTCGGACGAGGAATGGAAAGCTTTCGCGAAAAATGTGAAAGACCGCTTTGGCAGTATTGATGTGCTTGTCAACAATGCCGGTATCTCATCTGAAAAACCATACACGGAAATTAATGTTGATGACTGGCAAAAAATGCTGACCATAAACGGATTCGGCCCATTTGCCGGGATGAAACATATAGCGCCATACATGGCGGAACAGAAAAAAGGTTCGATTGTGAACATTTCATCTTATACAGCGCAAATCGGACAGGGATTTAATCATTATTCCGCATCCAAAGGGGCAGTACGGGCGATTTCCAAAGCAGCTGCAACGAACTTTGGCAACCAGGGCGTCCGCGTTAATGCATTGTTCCCTGGAATTGTTGAAACACCTATGACAAAATTATTGAGTACGTCTAAAGATTTGCTGGACCAGCTTGTTCAGGCAACACCATTGCAGCGGCTGGGCCAGCCTGAGGACATTGCCAAGGCAGCATTGTTCCTGGCGTCAGATGATGCAGCTTTCATCACCGGTGCCGAATTGGTCATTGACGGTGGATTTTCAGCACAATAG